One genomic window of Moorella glycerini includes the following:
- a CDS encoding DUF342 domain-containing protein — protein sequence MESLKAGALEQPGEYGAASRAAIIDGQLVIKHPPGGPYPVIVPCPGLRLVVNGKERSEPTPVNEKDRVEIIVLDERREGYWQVKVSADKLEALLQVKPWVLIRRQVRDLPPARVLYLEVLEHEDFYKPFTLEDLTREMGRQGIKYGIDWQACARGLEASTEGTLTIARGQPPVPGKDASVELFFTTQQKVPVTVGEEDTVNFRERFRFTAVEAGMVLARKHPAEVGRPGKAVTGEIIVPPEPRDIQMTAGSGAVLSNDGLEIIATTAGRPVARGLKGRVVISVLPALMHPGNVDITSGNISFTGDVKIAGQVEEGMSVEAGGNIYIAGAVSRAMVRAGGLIEVRGNVFSSLLAAGSTVALQQEFGSILARVAAILEQFVAAATQLFHHPSFKKDDLKGGIGPLVLLLLAQL from the coding sequence ATGGAATCTTTAAAGGCTGGTGCCCTTGAGCAGCCCGGGGAATACGGCGCGGCATCCCGGGCGGCCATTATAGACGGGCAGCTGGTAATAAAACACCCGCCCGGAGGCCCTTATCCGGTGATAGTTCCCTGCCCGGGGTTGCGCCTGGTAGTAAATGGGAAAGAACGAAGCGAACCGACGCCTGTAAATGAGAAGGACAGGGTGGAAATAATCGTTCTGGATGAAAGGCGGGAAGGATACTGGCAGGTAAAGGTTAGTGCGGATAAACTGGAAGCACTTTTACAGGTAAAACCCTGGGTATTAATCCGGCGGCAAGTGCGGGACCTGCCACCGGCGCGGGTTTTATACCTGGAGGTCCTGGAGCACGAGGATTTCTATAAACCTTTTACCCTGGAAGATTTAACCCGGGAAATGGGGCGCCAGGGTATCAAGTATGGTATCGACTGGCAGGCCTGTGCCCGGGGACTGGAAGCCTCAACTGAGGGTACTTTAACCATTGCCCGGGGGCAACCACCCGTACCAGGTAAAGACGCCTCGGTAGAATTATTCTTTACTACCCAGCAAAAGGTTCCAGTAACAGTCGGAGAAGAAGACACGGTGAACTTCCGGGAAAGATTTCGTTTCACCGCGGTTGAAGCCGGAATGGTCCTGGCCAGGAAACACCCGGCTGAAGTGGGGCGGCCGGGGAAGGCGGTAACGGGGGAAATAATCGTGCCCCCCGAGCCCAGGGATATTCAAATGACAGCCGGTTCCGGCGCTGTTTTAAGCAATGATGGTTTGGAGATAATTGCTACCACAGCTGGCCGCCCCGTGGCAAGGGGGTTAAAAGGGCGAGTTGTTATCAGTGTGCTCCCTGCCCTCATGCACCCTGGTAATGTTGATATCACCTCGGGAAACATTTCTTTCACTGGCGATGTCAAGATTGCCGGCCAGGTTGAAGAAGGGATGAGTGTTGAGGCTGGTGGTAATATTTATATAGCGGGAGCTGTATCCAGGGCCATGGTCCGGGCCGGTGGCTTAATTGAGGTACGCGGCAACGTTTTTTCTTCCCTGCTGGCCGCCGGGAGTACGGTGGCTTTACAGCAGGAATTCGGCTCAATACTTGCCAGGGTTGCTGCCATCCTGGAGCAATTTGTTGCCGCTGCTACCCAGCTTTTCCATCATCCTTCCTTCAAAAAGGATGACCTTAAAGGTGGTATTGGTCCCCTGGTATTATTGCTTTTAGCCCAACTTTGA
- a CDS encoding FapA family protein, with translation MTALMNDLERLVRTPLTINSLEQLESMLKEIIAWRDEINTPPQGAADIIIHYALNSTVVATGNIKVIGDGCYHTRLQAGKAVAVHGVFRGGEIQAQGDVYIKELGSRTGTSTRVETQAGAAVTIAHAFENTSIRIGSRQYSFVQEEWGVRLWLDREGNLARRNIPAS, from the coding sequence TTGACGGCATTGATGAATGACCTGGAACGCCTGGTAAGGACGCCATTGACCATTAATAGTTTAGAGCAACTGGAATCAATGTTGAAAGAAATTATAGCCTGGCGGGATGAGATTAATACACCGCCTCAAGGTGCGGCCGACATTATAATTCACTACGCCCTTAACTCAACCGTTGTAGCTACCGGTAACATTAAAGTAATAGGTGATGGCTGTTATCATACCAGGTTGCAGGCCGGGAAAGCGGTAGCTGTGCATGGTGTGTTCCGCGGTGGGGAGATCCAGGCCCAGGGTGACGTTTATATTAAGGAACTGGGCTCCCGTACCGGTACGAGCACCAGGGTCGAAACCCAGGCTGGGGCTGCCGTGACCATAGCTCATGCTTTTGAGAATACTTCCATCCGGATAGGTTCCCGCCAGTATTCTTTTGTTCAGGAAGAATGGGGAGTGCGGCTATGGCTTGACCGGGAAGGAAACCTGGCCAGGCGTAATATTCCAGCCTCATAG
- a CDS encoding STAS domain-containing protein translates to MEIRVNNEKEKATLLVAGELDYSNVAQLQQEIERQEAPLVEVDLKDLQFMDSSGAGMLLSQARLLSRQNRVLKITHIPANIRHDLEIIGFFRVLETLKGAPQSRGE, encoded by the coding sequence ATGGAGATCAGGGTAAATAATGAAAAGGAAAAGGCCACCCTGCTGGTAGCGGGGGAACTGGATTATAGCAATGTTGCCCAGTTGCAGCAAGAGATTGAAAGGCAAGAGGCCCCCCTGGTGGAGGTAGATCTTAAGGACTTGCAGTTCATGGATTCCTCCGGTGCCGGGATGCTTCTCAGCCAGGCCAGGTTGTTGAGCCGGCAGAACCGCGTTTTGAAAATTACCCATATACCCGCAAATATTCGCCATGACCTGGAAATAATCGGTTTTTTCCGCGTCTTAGAAACCCTTAAAGGCGCCCCTCAAAGTAGAGGGGAGTGA
- a CDS encoding PP2C family protein-serine/threonine phosphatase has product MSLDIGGKGKQIIHAGIQGAGCSIPADVEGGDFFAFIPLGEDQLIIAIGDVMGKGMRAAGQMKELCTILHACTRKELSLLEIINQLAEIGGKRLHRAGSFATLCLISYEQQHNCLTCLSAGHPSPVIFSGRNIHVPRVRGVALGFLEEYQGTRPEQVILSSGDVVILYTDGLLEARDANGQNYGLNRLKEIVAANTCLDAVELQEVILNDLFTFTGCRQQRDDVTLVILKKDLEKGGECHGDQGK; this is encoded by the coding sequence ATGTCCCTGGATATCGGTGGCAAGGGGAAACAAATAATACATGCCGGTATACAGGGTGCCGGGTGTAGTATTCCAGCAGACGTGGAAGGCGGCGACTTTTTTGCTTTTATTCCCCTGGGAGAAGATCAACTTATTATTGCTATCGGAGATGTAATGGGTAAAGGTATGCGTGCTGCCGGGCAAATGAAGGAGCTTTGTACAATCTTACATGCGTGTACCAGGAAAGAGCTGTCCCTATTAGAAATCATTAATCAGCTGGCTGAAATCGGGGGAAAGCGGCTGCATCGCGCCGGTTCCTTTGCCACCCTGTGCCTTATTTCTTATGAACAGCAGCATAATTGTTTAACCTGCCTCAGCGCCGGACACCCGTCTCCGGTAATATTTTCAGGCCGTAATATCCACGTACCCCGGGTAAGGGGGGTGGCCCTGGGTTTCCTGGAGGAATACCAGGGTACTCGACCGGAACAAGTTATCCTGTCGAGCGGCGATGTAGTTATCCTGTATACCGATGGCCTGCTAGAAGCCCGCGATGCCAACGGTCAAAATTATGGTTTAAATCGCCTCAAAGAGATAGTTGCCGCCAATACTTGCCTGGATGCAGTTGAACTCCAGGAGGTTATCTTAAATGACTTATTTACCTTTACCGGCTGCAGGCAGCAGAGGGATGATGTAACCCTGGTAATACTTAAGAAAGACCTGGAAAAGGGGGGTGAGTGTCATGGAGATCAGGGTAAATAA
- a CDS encoding 3-hydroxyacyl-CoA dehydrogenase family protein — translation MQLEDIKEIAVLGTGTMGHDIALLCALAGYQVRLFGRSEDSLNRGFREIRSGLELLAKGGLVEASRTEGVMTNIKGFTTLAEAVTGVDFVIEAIVEDLAVKQGVFREVDALVPPHTILASTTSGLDPTKLAALTRRPERVVVTHFWNPPHLLPLVEIVRGEKTADATVALARGLVARLGKKPIEVKRAVPGFVGNRLQFALLREALYIVEQGWATAEDVDAAVKYSFGRRLAVTGPLESADLGGLDVFYNIQSYLNQDLCHERGPSRLLKEKVERGDLGTKTGRGFYDWQDEQVLAIKKAREEDLIQRMKEDNF, via the coding sequence ATGCAACTGGAAGACATCAAGGAAATAGCCGTTTTAGGCACCGGCACCATGGGCCATGATATTGCTTTATTATGCGCCCTGGCAGGATATCAAGTGCGACTTTTTGGCCGTAGTGAGGATAGCCTTAACCGCGGCTTCAGGGAGATTCGCTCCGGCCTGGAGTTGCTGGCAAAGGGTGGCCTGGTGGAGGCTTCCCGGACTGAAGGGGTTATGACGAACATCAAAGGGTTCACGACCCTTGCTGAGGCTGTTACAGGGGTTGATTTTGTCATTGAAGCCATTGTTGAGGACCTGGCTGTTAAGCAAGGGGTATTTCGCGAAGTCGATGCCCTGGTTCCACCCCACACCATCCTGGCTTCAACCACATCCGGCCTGGACCCCACAAAGCTGGCGGCATTAACCAGGCGGCCGGAAAGGGTTGTTGTCACCCATTTCTGGAATCCACCCCACTTGCTCCCCCTGGTGGAGATTGTACGGGGAGAAAAAACGGCTGACGCTACCGTGGCCCTGGCCAGGGGCCTGGTGGCCAGGCTGGGCAAGAAACCAATTGAAGTTAAAAGGGCCGTTCCAGGCTTTGTGGGTAACCGGTTGCAGTTCGCCCTCCTGCGCGAGGCCCTGTACATCGTCGAGCAGGGCTGGGCGACGGCAGAGGATGTGGATGCGGCCGTGAAATACAGTTTTGGCCGGCGCCTGGCGGTTACCGGTCCCCTGGAAAGCGCCGACCTGGGGGGACTGGATGTGTTTTATAACATCCAGTCTTACCTTAACCAGGACCTCTGCCATGAACGGGGGCCGTCACGGCTTCTCAAGGAGAAAGTAGAGCGCGGCGACCTGGGTACCAAGACCGGCCGCGGCTTTTACGACTGGCAGGATGAACAGGTGCTGGCCATTAAAAAAGCCCGGGAAGAAGACCTGATTCAGCGAATGAAGGAAGATAATTTTTGA